In Kordiimonas sp. SCSIO 12610, the sequence CTTGAAGTTCCTCAATAAAACGATGGACTAAATTACAAAAAGTTTAGTGACCAAACTATTCTGAATTCTGCTGAATGATCATTTTGGCACCGCTTCCTTTGAGGTTTTGCCAAAAATTGAGTTTGCCATACTGCTCAAACAGTTCCGGTGGCAAAATAGTTTTACGCGGCATTGGCGCAACTTTTTTGCGCACTTTATGTAGTCCTGGTGTGCCAAGTTGTTCGTCAAATACGGGGGCATCATACACAACATTGTCATAGTCATGATTAAAGCTACCGATTTCAAGAAAGTCATATATCAATTTAATAACTTCACCGGGGCGTGCTGTCAGTAGGTCATAATCAACCAAGAGTAAACGATTGGCAAATGAGCCAAAAACAGCTTCGCTTAATGCAGACCAAGCATACCCGACCAAGCCGTTTCTATTCGCCCAGGTTTCGCATCGCGTGTATACGCTAGTATGCTGGGCCGGGTCAGCGAACAAACGTGTGTTCTCAAATACATTAAGTTGATACTGGCGTTCCAAACTATCCATAATCCATGCAACATCCCGAACACAGGCAATCACCTTACCATCGGGAAAAAGCTGCGCAAGCGCGCCAAGATTTGCTGTCCACATCCGGTTTGTGTCAAAAACTGTTTCAAC encodes:
- a CDS encoding sulfotransferase, whose translation is MKRLSKSFHFISGLPRSGSTLLATILRQNPAFHAGMTSPIGTLFSNLVASVSAGSELAPMVSTDQRARLSRGLFESYYADLSPAVETVFDTNRMWTANLGALAQLFPDGKVIACVRDVAWIMDSLERQYQLNVFENTRLFADPAQHTSVYTRCETWANRNGLVGYAWSALSEAVFGSFANRLLLVDYDLLTARPGEVIKLIYDFLEIGSFNHDYDNVVYDAPVFDEQLGTPGLHKVRKKVAPMPRKTILPPELFEQYGKLNFWQNLKGSGAKMIIQQNSE